From a single Streptomyces sp. NBC_01264 genomic region:
- a CDS encoding class II aldolase/adducin family protein — MTEPPASAPAPVPVERLGFEMPPVFATAAQERAHRKERLAGALRLLGRLGYEDGVGGHVSARDPEFEDCYWVNPFGRAFGAIGPEDLLLVDGEGRVRQGERRVNQLAFAVHAAVHRARPAVVAVVRTQAPYGRALAALGELLAPVTQEACAFYEDHALLDEFSVGGALGGGDVGGGDAERIASALGPYKALVLRNLGLLTVGDSVEAAAWWFIAAERAAQVQLIARAAGKTVLISHHSALATRERFGSDLAAWVNCQPLLETSGAGPSTS, encoded by the coding sequence ACCAGCCAGTGCACCCGCACCCGTGCCCGTCGAGCGGCTGGGCTTCGAGATGCCGCCGGTGTTCGCCACCGCCGCGCAGGAGCGCGCGCACCGCAAGGAGCGGCTCGCCGGGGCGCTGCGGCTGCTGGGCCGGCTCGGGTACGAGGACGGGGTGGGCGGGCACGTCAGCGCCCGGGACCCGGAGTTCGAGGACTGCTACTGGGTGAACCCCTTCGGCCGGGCCTTCGGCGCGATCGGCCCCGAGGACCTGCTGCTCGTCGACGGGGAGGGGCGGGTCCGCCAGGGGGAGCGCAGGGTCAACCAGCTGGCCTTCGCCGTGCACGCGGCCGTCCACCGCGCCCGGCCCGCCGTGGTGGCCGTCGTCCGCACGCAGGCCCCGTACGGCAGGGCGCTCGCCGCGCTCGGCGAACTGCTCGCCCCCGTCACGCAGGAGGCCTGCGCCTTCTACGAGGACCACGCGCTGCTCGACGAGTTCTCGGTCGGCGGGGCCTTGGGCGGCGGGGACGTGGGCGGCGGGGACGCCGAGCGGATCGCGAGCGCGCTCGGCCCCTACAAGGCGCTGGTCCTGCGCAACCTCGGGCTGCTGACGGTCGGCGACTCGGTGGAGGCCGCCGCATGGTGGTTCATCGCGGCGGAGCGGGCCGCGCAGGTCCAGCTGATCGCGCGGGCGGCCGGGAAGACGGTGCTCATCAGCCACCACAGCGCCCTCGCGACCCGGGAGCGGTTCGGGTCCGATCTCGCGGCCTGGGTCAACTGCCAGCCGCTGCTGGAGACCTCAGGAGCGGGTCCGTCAACATCATGA